From one Electrophorus electricus isolate fEleEle1 chromosome 20, fEleEle1.pri, whole genome shotgun sequence genomic stretch:
- the znf831 gene encoding zinc finger protein 831 isoform X2, with product MATGKQGFVRAAVPQHSVSAQREGEMHVQASLAAMYIQAVPGLPAAVQDAGVIPLSVPMMCTSPAVPLLTLHLSGSSVLQQQRPDAPAALARPKAAGKHVCPHCRRDCLKPSVLEKHLRCHTGERPYPCTTCGISFKTQSNLYKHKRTQAHARLSSESGKGTFSNQESTESSRETCSSLELPSGDPAEVDEGDAVAAAPTMVARVGSVEGKAGSETEQTVEVALHASPAHRQQDSLNPAGRQVPLSSEGVNEASSTQTDSPIRAPLTPNRTPLQRQEALLPKLSRGKTQSHGSTDSGFSEGSEPSFTSSPGATLHDLSMESLAESSMELQEPGSSRIPSDVSHDDDRSKVSIQEKQKLEEHILKLISDNSMLVDDKHLLNVRPRKTVLSKQGSIDLPMPYTYKDSFHFEMRSSKHPVSSSQRQDRRGKAIYSSVPTQYSISFEHAPLTRSSSLPFSMGIQNSERTASPRQGGNIPLSRRCSAGNICTFTSVDQNPPGHRLLVRQAAVDCLMGAEVSPMERGSHGSLSSDGDCPDTAAELVAKRCRRKKAQKFAYNKWYMYGDGTFKKLYDTETGSSQKSRTATLSVEQTESQGIQASQQRESSSTVSSCSAACLPPTVNVPPARTSSQVISSYVLLQSHLINQTTQPLQAGLSNQNTAPLSDNETGCVKGMEEKSKRAETQVSSLIPSERKKQKTEDERSALNENTDTQTRQQCTFTSGSRRSNPSMCDVTNQSLQSVCGSLLESSSATGLQKDNRLNLHRQGSLTSLLPPNQRQLLSKRHSSPLFVARESGTSRCPSASSIDSAPQAKPSFLPMYQLKIPCFTDGASDSHHRNPALPKPSLASYQPARQGLHKTSSPSVPQCQSATEVVSLGQEHQGTLTKARTMNSLACKGQGDHALEKPQTLHQPSSYTSIISATATPVSSTPHSRPAITPAQTQSTPYTIHGMSAGPVSSVLSQPCQTFTPLGHNQSVTVSTTHSTVSSLSHCSTATKTSQNYTATMASLAQNSPATAVVISKKPMDTHAPVCQSSTDSAPLGISHAELQGCQFEDKMLLVNDSLQSLAQDTFYVRTADLQIIMQLISDEQLALIEPKIETQDCNLHGGHSFPHQDSETSQPDTVQTSVSQEIHKHCSDHIVTQPCVSESDTNSSTFSKILDIIPLSSAATELQNSAESAKDAHGRHPENIYLTKTGPKGVISSSCSTTAHYVSAPPDSRANLLGQQCKLQKTGVVAKELEAAGCGVTITSYAKQSPGETLGEADKPTAEPGSGPQSHSPSAHGSKSFSVSTIREGNRDATGSPGTVHVPAVSLSRPEAPTERAPRSSVEKVPFWPDITVLSDTWQPEVRQPVLTTAGQHKPHHLPSATSTSTSTSTSIEGERAETEAGATCVLGEPRLTPASFSPAASNQTELLTAAQPSQLNPCQGAHTSPAPERKTASGSASVPVACQQQPLSQSGACGWDESKLGCEAQGNETCSPGQASGQHLSQRACCAQRPAVIWSNGEQGKTLTARTAQAIAVRFSPRRPVSKGTREERVKCEKNIGAVGHGNQDSCSVSHMVEESE from the exons ATGGCAACTGGCAAGCAGGGCTTTGTGAGAGCTGCCGTACCTCAGCACTCGGTCTcggcacagagagagggagagatgcatgTCCAGGCCTCACTAGCTGCCATGTACATCCAAGCAGTGCCTGGCCTGCCCGCGGCCGTGCAGGACGCGGGCGTCATACCCCTGTCCGTGCCGATGATGTGCACCAGTCCGGCGGTGCCGTTACTGACACTGCACTTGTCCGGCAGCTCGGTGTTGCAACAGCAGAGGCCTGATGCTCCAGCAGCCTTAGCCAGGCCCAAGGCAGCGGGCAAGCACGTGTGCCCGCACTGCAGGCGGGACTGCCTGAAGCCCAGCGTGCTGGAGAAACACCTCCGGTGCCACACCGGCGAAAGGCCGTACCCCTGCACCACCTGTGGAATCTCCTTCAAGACGCAGAGTAACCTCTACAAGCACAAGCGCACGCAGGCCCATGCCCGCCTCTCCAGCGAATCAGGGAAGGGCACTTTCAGCAACCAGGAGAGCACCGAGAGCTCGAGGGAGACCTGCTCCAGTCTGGAGTTACCGAGTGGCGACCCTGCTGAAGTCGACGAAGGCGATGCTGTCGCCGCCGCTCCGACGATGGTTGCTCGGGTCGGCTCGGTGGAGGGGAAGGCAGGGTCCGAGACGGAGCAGACTGTGGAGGTCGCGCTCCATGCTtcaccagcacacagacagcaggattCCCTGAACCCTGCAGGCCGACAGGTGCCGCTATCATCCGAAGGCGTAAATGAGGCATCTTCTACACAGACGGACAGCCCAATCAGAGCACCGTTGACTCCAAATCGCACGCCTCTTCAGAGGCAGGAGGCTCTCCTCCCCAAGCTGTCCCGGGGGAAGACTCAAAGTCATGGCAGCACAGACTCGGGCTTCAGCGAAGGCAGTGAACCGAGCTTCACCTCCAGCCCTGGGGCTACCTTACACGACCTCAGCATGGAATCTTTGGCCGAGTCTAGTATGGAACTTCAGGAACCTGGAAGCTCCAGGATACCATCAGATGTGAGCCATGATGATGACAGAAGCAAAGTCTCCATTCAGGAGAAACAAAAGCTGGAGGAGCACATCTTGAAGCTCATATCTGACAACAGCATGCTAGTGGACGATAAACACCTGCTGAACGTCCGTCCCAGGAAGACAGTGCTGTCGAAACAAGGCAGCATTGACCTTCCCATGCCTTACACTTACAAGGACTCCTTCCATTTTGAGATGAGGAGCAGCAAGCACCCGGTTTCCAGTTCACAGAGGCAAGACAGAAGAGGTAAGGCCATTTACAGTTCCGTGCCCACGCAGTACTCCATCAGCTTTGAGCATGCCCCGCTAACCCGAAGCAGTTCTTTGCCATTCAGCATGGGCATCCAGAACAGCGAGAGGACGGCATCACCTCGCCAAGGAGGCAACATCCCGCTGAGCAGGAGGTGTAGCGCGGGGAACATCTGCACTTTCACATCCGTGGATCAGAATCCACCCGGCCATCGCTTGCTAGTCAGACAGGCGGCGGTGGACTGCCTGATGGGGGCAGAGGTCTCACCCATGGAGAGAGGCAGTCACGGCAGCCTCAGCTCTGATGGAGACTGCCCTGACACCGCAGCGGAGTTGGTCGCCAAAAGGTGCCGCCGGAAGAAAGCGCAGAAGTTCGCTTATAACAAGTGGTACATGTACGGCGACGGGACGTTCAAGAAGCTCTATGACACAGAGACGGGCAGCTCGCAGAAGAGCAGGACGGCGACGCTTAGTGTGGAGCAAACAGAAAGCCAGGGGATTCAAGCAAGccagcagagagaaagcagtTCCACCGTGTCTTCCTGCTCTGCTGCGTGCCTGCCCCCTACTGTTAACGTGCCCCCGGCACGGACAAGCAGTCAAGTTATTTCCTCCTATGTACTCCTGCAGAGTCACTTGATTAATCAAACAACACAGCCATTGCAGGCTGGACTGTCCAATCAGAACACAGCTCCACTCTCTGACAACGAGACGGGTTGTGTGAAAGGAATggaggaaaaaagcaaaagagcGGAAACGCAAGTATCAAGTCTCATCCCTTCGGAGAGGaagaaacaaaagacagaaGATGAGCGTTCTGCATTGAAtgaaaacacagatacacagacgaGGCAGCAATGCACGTTCACCTCTGGAAGCCGTCGGTCAAACCCCAGCATGTGTGATGTGACGAATCAGTCCTTGCAGTCGGTATGTGGTAGTCTGCTTGAGAGTTCAAGTGCAACAGGACTGCAGAAGGACAACAGGTTAAACCTTCACAGACAGGGCAGTCTGACCAGTCTGCTTCCTCCAAATCAGAGGCAGCTCCTTTCTAAGAGGCACAGCTCGCCTCTTTTTGTGGCCCGCGAGAGTGGGACGTCCAGGTGTCCCTCTGCATCCTCCATTGACTCTGCCCCTCAAGCCAAGCCCAGCTTCCTGCCCATGTACCAGCTCAAGATCCCATGTTTCACAGATGGAGCTTCAGATTCACATCATCGCAACCCTGCTTTGCCCAAACCGTCTTTAGCAAGCTACCAACCTGCCCGGCAGGGTCTTCACAAAACAAGCTCTCCGTCTGTTCCACAGTGTCAGTCAGCTACGGAGGTCGTGTCCCTTGGACAGGAGCATCAAGGTACTCTGACAAAGGCAAGGACTATGAACTCTCTTGCATGCAAAGGGCAGGGTGATCATGCATTAGAAAAACCACAGACACTGCATCAGCCTAGTAGTTACACGTCCATCATTTCAGCTACAGCCACACCAGTCTCGTCCACCCCGCACAGCAGACCTGCTATCACGCCAGCGCAAACTCAGAGCACACCGTATACCATCCACGGCATGTCAGCAGGTCCTGTATCATCAGTCCTGAGTCAGCCCTGTCAAACTTTCACACCCCTGGGGCACAATCAATCTGTCACTGTtagcacaacacacagcacagtctcATCACTGAGTCACTGTTCCACGGCAACGAAAACCAGCCAAAATTACACTGCGACTATGGCATCACTAGCACAAAACAGTCCTGCCACAGCTGTAGTTATCTCGAAGAAGCCAATGGACACACATGCGCCGGTGTGTCAGAGCTCAACGGACAGTGCCCCTCTGGGGATAAGTCACGCTGAACTGCAAGGATGCCAGTTTGAGGACAAGATGTTATTAGTGAATGACTCATTGCAATCCCTGGCTCAGGACACGTTTTATGTGCGAACGGCAGACCTCCAGATCATCATGCAACTCATTTCGGATGAGCAGTTAGCCCTGATAGAGCCAAAGATCGAAACACAGGACTGTAATCTACATGGAGGTCATTCTTTTCCCCACCAAGATTCAGAAACTTCTCAGCCAGACACAGTCCAAACAAGTGTTTCACAGGAAATACATAAGCATTGCTCAGACCACATTGTAACACAACCGTGTGTGTCGGAGAGTGACACGAACAGTAGCACATTCAGCAAAATTCTGGACATAATACCACTGTCATCTGCAGCAACAGAGCTTCAAAATAGTGCAGAAAGTGCAAAAGATGCTCATGGCAGACATcctgaaaatatttacttaacaAAAACTGGGCCAAAAGGGGTTATTTCAAGCTCTTGTTCAACGACAGCACATTATGTGTCAGCTCCACCAGATAGCAGGGCAAACCTGTTAGGACAACAGTGTAAATTGCAAAAGACCGGTGTTGTGGCAAAAGAGTTGGAAGCTGCCGGGTGTGGGGTTACCATTACATCATATGCTAAACAAAGCCCTGGTGAGACACTGGGAGAAGCAGACAAGCCCACCGCCGAACCAGGGAGTGGACCCCAGTCCCACAGCCCTTCTGCCCACGGCTCCAAAAGCTTCTCAGTGTCCACAATTAGAGAAGGGAATCGAGATGCCACGGGCAGCCCAGGAACTGTCCACGTGCCTGCGGTGTCTCTCAGCAGGCCTGAGGCACCCACGGAGAGAGCACCTAGGTCATCCGTGGAGAAAGTCCCATTTTGGCCAGACATTACTGTTTTATCTGACACATGGCAACCAGAAGTTCGTCAGCCTGTGCTGACGACCGCGGGACAGCACAAGCCACACCATCTGCCATCAGCCACGTCCACGTCTACGTCTACGTCTACGTctatagaaggagagagagctgagacCGAGGCAGGAGCGACGTGTGTCTTGGGGGAACCGCGGCTCACACCTGCCTCCTTCTCACCGGCTGCTTCAAACCAAACGGAGCTGCTCACTGCAGCACAGCCGAGCCAGCTGAACCCCTGCCAGGGAGCACATACCTCTCCCGCTCCCGAGAGAAAAACCGCCTCCGGAAGTGCATCGGTCCCTGTGGCATGCCAACAGCAGCCTTTAAGTCAGAGTGGTGCCTGTGGATGGGACGAGTCCAAACTGGGCTGTGAGGCGCAGGGAAATGAAACCTGCAGTCCAGGCCAGGCGTCCGGACAACATTTATCCCAGCGAGCCTGTTGTGCTCAGAGACCAGCAGTTATCTGGAGTAACGGAGAACAAGGGAAGACGCTGACAGCCAGGACTGCACAGGCGATCGCTGTTCGTTTCAGCCCACGTAGGCCAGTGTCCAAGGGTACCCGGGAGGAAAGGGTTAAATGTGAAAAGAACATTGGAGCAGTGGGCCATGGCAATCAGGATTCCTGCTCAG TGAGCCACATGGTGGAGGAGTCAGAATAA
- the znf831 gene encoding zinc finger protein 831 isoform X1, producing the protein MATGKQGFVRAAVPQHSVSAQREGEMHVQASLAAMYIQAVPGLPAAVQDAGVIPLSVPMMCTSPAVPLLTLHLSGSSVLQQQRPDAPAALARPKAAGKHVCPHCRRDCLKPSVLEKHLRCHTGERPYPCTTCGISFKTQSNLYKHKRTQAHARLSSESGKGTFSNQESTESSRETCSSLELPSGDPAEVDEGDAVAAAPTMVARVGSVEGKAGSETEQTVEVALHASPAHRQQDSLNPAGRQVPLSSEGVNEASSTQTDSPIRAPLTPNRTPLQRQEALLPKLSRGKTQSHGSTDSGFSEGSEPSFTSSPGATLHDLSMESLAESSMELQEPGSSRIPSDVSHDDDRSKVSIQEKQKLEEHILKLISDNSMLVDDKHLLNVRPRKTVLSKQGSIDLPMPYTYKDSFHFEMRSSKHPVSSSQRQDRRGKAIYSSVPTQYSISFEHAPLTRSSSLPFSMGIQNSERTASPRQGGNIPLSRRCSAGNICTFTSVDQNPPGHRLLVRQAAVDCLMGAEVSPMERGSHGSLSSDGDCPDTAAELVAKRCRRKKAQKFAYNKWYMYGDGTFKKLYDTETGSSQKSRTATLSVEQTESQGIQASQQRESSSTVSSCSAACLPPTVNVPPARTSSQVISSYVLLQSHLINQTTQPLQAGLSNQNTAPLSDNETGCVKGMEEKSKRAETQVSSLIPSERKKQKTEDERSALNENTDTQTRQQCTFTSGSRRSNPSMCDVTNQSLQSVCGSLLESSSATGLQKDNRLNLHRQGSLTSLLPPNQRQLLSKRHSSPLFVARESGTSRCPSASSIDSAPQAKPSFLPMYQLKIPCFTDGASDSHHRNPALPKPSLASYQPARQGLHKTSSPSVPQCQSATEVVSLGQEHQGTLTKARTMNSLACKGQGDHALEKPQTLHQPSSYTSIISATATPVSSTPHSRPAITPAQTQSTPYTIHGMSAGPVSSVLSQPCQTFTPLGHNQSVTVSTTHSTVSSLSHCSTATKTSQNYTATMASLAQNSPATAVVISKKPMDTHAPVCQSSTDSAPLGISHAELQGCQFEDKMLLVNDSLQSLAQDTFYVRTADLQIIMQLISDEQLALIEPKIETQDCNLHGGHSFPHQDSETSQPDTVQTSVSQEIHKHCSDHIVTQPCVSESDTNSSTFSKILDIIPLSSAATELQNSAESAKDAHGRHPENIYLTKTGPKGVISSSCSTTAHYVSAPPDSRANLLGQQCKLQKTGVVAKELEAAGCGVTITSYAKQSPGETLGEADKPTAEPGSGPQSHSPSAHGSKSFSVSTIREGNRDATGSPGTVHVPAVSLSRPEAPTERAPRSSVEKVPFWPDITVLSDTWQPEVRQPVLTTAGQHKPHHLPSATSTSTSTSTSIEGERAETEAGATCVLGEPRLTPASFSPAASNQTELLTAAQPSQLNPCQGAHTSPAPERKTASGSASVPVACQQQPLSQSGACGWDESKLGCEAQGNETCSPGQASGQHLSQRACCAQRPAVIWSNGEQGKTLTARTAQAIAVRFSPRRPVSKGTREERVKCEKNIGAVGHGNQDSCSGPWLCGSLQSWRAHWEAGTGLQGWAPQEPKTQEEENKREGTTGPARVKQTAVNPRPHLTQTVTNVCHNTSQPAQLDMSSVPHNYTPALCGATTLSRDIPAPCQGDCASLINSEQVRVSGSAGEKAAQELISQSTVKEGDGVPSGCHKWFSSLHPGHNDPSCGHSSSENVIQEEVPKETHVKNSAVQTPSRRSQLPEHKTDRTAELSISTEPCVTLAPSNTATCEAINNTPADPNSPCPNLNNSFATHSKLTRVSITHGNPTEPYASQCHLGGGYVDVEGASSSSDDEGKLVIELE; encoded by the exons ATGGCAACTGGCAAGCAGGGCTTTGTGAGAGCTGCCGTACCTCAGCACTCGGTCTcggcacagagagagggagagatgcatgTCCAGGCCTCACTAGCTGCCATGTACATCCAAGCAGTGCCTGGCCTGCCCGCGGCCGTGCAGGACGCGGGCGTCATACCCCTGTCCGTGCCGATGATGTGCACCAGTCCGGCGGTGCCGTTACTGACACTGCACTTGTCCGGCAGCTCGGTGTTGCAACAGCAGAGGCCTGATGCTCCAGCAGCCTTAGCCAGGCCCAAGGCAGCGGGCAAGCACGTGTGCCCGCACTGCAGGCGGGACTGCCTGAAGCCCAGCGTGCTGGAGAAACACCTCCGGTGCCACACCGGCGAAAGGCCGTACCCCTGCACCACCTGTGGAATCTCCTTCAAGACGCAGAGTAACCTCTACAAGCACAAGCGCACGCAGGCCCATGCCCGCCTCTCCAGCGAATCAGGGAAGGGCACTTTCAGCAACCAGGAGAGCACCGAGAGCTCGAGGGAGACCTGCTCCAGTCTGGAGTTACCGAGTGGCGACCCTGCTGAAGTCGACGAAGGCGATGCTGTCGCCGCCGCTCCGACGATGGTTGCTCGGGTCGGCTCGGTGGAGGGGAAGGCAGGGTCCGAGACGGAGCAGACTGTGGAGGTCGCGCTCCATGCTtcaccagcacacagacagcaggattCCCTGAACCCTGCAGGCCGACAGGTGCCGCTATCATCCGAAGGCGTAAATGAGGCATCTTCTACACAGACGGACAGCCCAATCAGAGCACCGTTGACTCCAAATCGCACGCCTCTTCAGAGGCAGGAGGCTCTCCTCCCCAAGCTGTCCCGGGGGAAGACTCAAAGTCATGGCAGCACAGACTCGGGCTTCAGCGAAGGCAGTGAACCGAGCTTCACCTCCAGCCCTGGGGCTACCTTACACGACCTCAGCATGGAATCTTTGGCCGAGTCTAGTATGGAACTTCAGGAACCTGGAAGCTCCAGGATACCATCAGATGTGAGCCATGATGATGACAGAAGCAAAGTCTCCATTCAGGAGAAACAAAAGCTGGAGGAGCACATCTTGAAGCTCATATCTGACAACAGCATGCTAGTGGACGATAAACACCTGCTGAACGTCCGTCCCAGGAAGACAGTGCTGTCGAAACAAGGCAGCATTGACCTTCCCATGCCTTACACTTACAAGGACTCCTTCCATTTTGAGATGAGGAGCAGCAAGCACCCGGTTTCCAGTTCACAGAGGCAAGACAGAAGAGGTAAGGCCATTTACAGTTCCGTGCCCACGCAGTACTCCATCAGCTTTGAGCATGCCCCGCTAACCCGAAGCAGTTCTTTGCCATTCAGCATGGGCATCCAGAACAGCGAGAGGACGGCATCACCTCGCCAAGGAGGCAACATCCCGCTGAGCAGGAGGTGTAGCGCGGGGAACATCTGCACTTTCACATCCGTGGATCAGAATCCACCCGGCCATCGCTTGCTAGTCAGACAGGCGGCGGTGGACTGCCTGATGGGGGCAGAGGTCTCACCCATGGAGAGAGGCAGTCACGGCAGCCTCAGCTCTGATGGAGACTGCCCTGACACCGCAGCGGAGTTGGTCGCCAAAAGGTGCCGCCGGAAGAAAGCGCAGAAGTTCGCTTATAACAAGTGGTACATGTACGGCGACGGGACGTTCAAGAAGCTCTATGACACAGAGACGGGCAGCTCGCAGAAGAGCAGGACGGCGACGCTTAGTGTGGAGCAAACAGAAAGCCAGGGGATTCAAGCAAGccagcagagagaaagcagtTCCACCGTGTCTTCCTGCTCTGCTGCGTGCCTGCCCCCTACTGTTAACGTGCCCCCGGCACGGACAAGCAGTCAAGTTATTTCCTCCTATGTACTCCTGCAGAGTCACTTGATTAATCAAACAACACAGCCATTGCAGGCTGGACTGTCCAATCAGAACACAGCTCCACTCTCTGACAACGAGACGGGTTGTGTGAAAGGAATggaggaaaaaagcaaaagagcGGAAACGCAAGTATCAAGTCTCATCCCTTCGGAGAGGaagaaacaaaagacagaaGATGAGCGTTCTGCATTGAAtgaaaacacagatacacagacgaGGCAGCAATGCACGTTCACCTCTGGAAGCCGTCGGTCAAACCCCAGCATGTGTGATGTGACGAATCAGTCCTTGCAGTCGGTATGTGGTAGTCTGCTTGAGAGTTCAAGTGCAACAGGACTGCAGAAGGACAACAGGTTAAACCTTCACAGACAGGGCAGTCTGACCAGTCTGCTTCCTCCAAATCAGAGGCAGCTCCTTTCTAAGAGGCACAGCTCGCCTCTTTTTGTGGCCCGCGAGAGTGGGACGTCCAGGTGTCCCTCTGCATCCTCCATTGACTCTGCCCCTCAAGCCAAGCCCAGCTTCCTGCCCATGTACCAGCTCAAGATCCCATGTTTCACAGATGGAGCTTCAGATTCACATCATCGCAACCCTGCTTTGCCCAAACCGTCTTTAGCAAGCTACCAACCTGCCCGGCAGGGTCTTCACAAAACAAGCTCTCCGTCTGTTCCACAGTGTCAGTCAGCTACGGAGGTCGTGTCCCTTGGACAGGAGCATCAAGGTACTCTGACAAAGGCAAGGACTATGAACTCTCTTGCATGCAAAGGGCAGGGTGATCATGCATTAGAAAAACCACAGACACTGCATCAGCCTAGTAGTTACACGTCCATCATTTCAGCTACAGCCACACCAGTCTCGTCCACCCCGCACAGCAGACCTGCTATCACGCCAGCGCAAACTCAGAGCACACCGTATACCATCCACGGCATGTCAGCAGGTCCTGTATCATCAGTCCTGAGTCAGCCCTGTCAAACTTTCACACCCCTGGGGCACAATCAATCTGTCACTGTtagcacaacacacagcacagtctcATCACTGAGTCACTGTTCCACGGCAACGAAAACCAGCCAAAATTACACTGCGACTATGGCATCACTAGCACAAAACAGTCCTGCCACAGCTGTAGTTATCTCGAAGAAGCCAATGGACACACATGCGCCGGTGTGTCAGAGCTCAACGGACAGTGCCCCTCTGGGGATAAGTCACGCTGAACTGCAAGGATGCCAGTTTGAGGACAAGATGTTATTAGTGAATGACTCATTGCAATCCCTGGCTCAGGACACGTTTTATGTGCGAACGGCAGACCTCCAGATCATCATGCAACTCATTTCGGATGAGCAGTTAGCCCTGATAGAGCCAAAGATCGAAACACAGGACTGTAATCTACATGGAGGTCATTCTTTTCCCCACCAAGATTCAGAAACTTCTCAGCCAGACACAGTCCAAACAAGTGTTTCACAGGAAATACATAAGCATTGCTCAGACCACATTGTAACACAACCGTGTGTGTCGGAGAGTGACACGAACAGTAGCACATTCAGCAAAATTCTGGACATAATACCACTGTCATCTGCAGCAACAGAGCTTCAAAATAGTGCAGAAAGTGCAAAAGATGCTCATGGCAGACATcctgaaaatatttacttaacaAAAACTGGGCCAAAAGGGGTTATTTCAAGCTCTTGTTCAACGACAGCACATTATGTGTCAGCTCCACCAGATAGCAGGGCAAACCTGTTAGGACAACAGTGTAAATTGCAAAAGACCGGTGTTGTGGCAAAAGAGTTGGAAGCTGCCGGGTGTGGGGTTACCATTACATCATATGCTAAACAAAGCCCTGGTGAGACACTGGGAGAAGCAGACAAGCCCACCGCCGAACCAGGGAGTGGACCCCAGTCCCACAGCCCTTCTGCCCACGGCTCCAAAAGCTTCTCAGTGTCCACAATTAGAGAAGGGAATCGAGATGCCACGGGCAGCCCAGGAACTGTCCACGTGCCTGCGGTGTCTCTCAGCAGGCCTGAGGCACCCACGGAGAGAGCACCTAGGTCATCCGTGGAGAAAGTCCCATTTTGGCCAGACATTACTGTTTTATCTGACACATGGCAACCAGAAGTTCGTCAGCCTGTGCTGACGACCGCGGGACAGCACAAGCCACACCATCTGCCATCAGCCACGTCCACGTCTACGTCTACGTCTACGTctatagaaggagagagagctgagacCGAGGCAGGAGCGACGTGTGTCTTGGGGGAACCGCGGCTCACACCTGCCTCCTTCTCACCGGCTGCTTCAAACCAAACGGAGCTGCTCACTGCAGCACAGCCGAGCCAGCTGAACCCCTGCCAGGGAGCACATACCTCTCCCGCTCCCGAGAGAAAAACCGCCTCCGGAAGTGCATCGGTCCCTGTGGCATGCCAACAGCAGCCTTTAAGTCAGAGTGGTGCCTGTGGATGGGACGAGTCCAAACTGGGCTGTGAGGCGCAGGGAAATGAAACCTGCAGTCCAGGCCAGGCGTCCGGACAACATTTATCCCAGCGAGCCTGTTGTGCTCAGAGACCAGCAGTTATCTGGAGTAACGGAGAACAAGGGAAGACGCTGACAGCCAGGACTGCACAGGCGATCGCTGTTCGTTTCAGCCCACGTAGGCCAGTGTCCAAGGGTACCCGGGAGGAAAGGGTTAAATGTGAAAAGAACATTGGAGCAGTGGGCCATGGCAATCAGGATTCCTGCTCAG GGCCTTGGCTGTGTGGTTCTCTCCAAAGCTGGCGGGCCCACTGGGAAGCTGGGACGGGGCTCCAGGGATGGGCGCCCCAGGAACCCAAGACCCAAGAagaggagaacaaaagagag GGGACAACAGGCCCTGCCAGAGTCAAGCAGACAGCAGTGAACCCTCGTCCACACCTTACCCAGACTGTGACTAATGTCTgtcacaacacatcacaaccTGCACAGCTTGACATGTCTAGTGTTCCTCACAATTATACTCCAGCTCTGTGTGGAGCAACAACCCTTTCCCGTGATATTCCTGCTCCTTGTCAAGGGGACTGTGCTTCTCTCATCAACTCGGAGCAAGTCAGAGTTAGCGGCAGTGCCGGTGAGAAAGCGGCTCAAGAACTAATCAGCCAGAGCACAGTGAAGGAGGGTGATGGAGTTCCTTCAGGATGTCACAAGTGGTTTTCATCATTACACCCAGGGCACAATGACCCATCATGTGGACATTCTTCCTCAGAAAATGTCATCCAGGAGGAAGTTCCAAAAGAAACTCATGTGAAGAACTCTGCAGTTCAGACTCCATCGAGGAGATCACAGTTACCAGAACACAAAACGGACAGGACAGCAGAATTGAGTATATCGACCGAACCCTGCGTGACATTAGCACCTTCTAACACTGCAACCTGCGAGGCAATAAATAACACGCCTGCAGATCCCAACTCCCCATGTCCAAATCTAAACAATAGCTTTGCCACACACTCTAAATTAACGCGTGTGTCCATCACACACGGTAATCCGACAGAACCTTATGCATCACAGTGTCATTTGGGTGGTGGCTACGTGGATGTAGAAGGAGCCTCCAGCAGTAGTGATGATGAGGGAAAACTAGTCATAGAACTTGagtag